From the genome of Acidimicrobiia bacterium:
GTTGCTGGGATGGGCACGCGGTCGGACGAACCGGAACGGCATGCGTACCACCCTGGAACGAATGAAGGCCGAGCTCGAGTCGGATTGACCGGAGAGGTCGCCGCTACTCCTCGTCTGATCCAACCCCAAGACCAACCTCGGTGCCCTCGGGGTCAGCCAGCACCCACGCGGTGTCGGCGGGGATTTCGAGGATGACCCGGCCCCCGGCGGCCATTCCGGCGGCAACCCGCCCGGGCATTTCGTCGGCCGCCACGATCACGTTGAGGCGGCGCCCGAATCCCACTGGGGTGGCTGCGTCGCGCCCCTCGAAACGAAGGGCGGGCCCGATTCCCTGCGGGTCAACCAGGGTGTGGACGACGGTGTCGGAGCCGGCGGCGGTTTCGGACCGATACCCCAGCACGGCGGCCCAGAACGGAACCACCCGGTCAATGTCGACCGCCCCGATCACCACCTCGACGCGCGTCGATGCCTGCGGCTGCGCGGTGAGACCAGCCGCCGCGGCTCGTTGGGAGATGGCCCGGGCCAGGCCCCCATCACGGTCGGTGAGACCGCCGGCATCGTGGCTGGTGATGCACACATGAACGCGGCCGGGGTAGCGCAGTTCCACATCAGGGTGATGATCCGCTTCGTCGGCCTCGCGGGCCACCACCGCCACGAACGCACCGGCGGCGGAAAAGGTGGGGGCCACGAACCATGTCTCTACGGCCTGGCCCAATACCCGCCAGTCCTCTAGGTCGTAGGCGGCCAGGAACGCGGCACGGCTGAGAGGTCTGGTCATACCACCCAGCCTAGAAGCGCCGGGCCCGA
Proteins encoded in this window:
- a CDS encoding pterin-4-alpha-carbinolamine dehydratase, with amino-acid sequence MTRPLSRAAFLAAYDLEDWRVLGQAVETWFVAPTFSAAGAFVAVVAREADEADHHPDVELRYPGRVHVCITSHDAGGLTDRDGGLARAISQRAAAAGLTAQPQASTRVEVVIGAVDIDRVVPFWAAVLGYRSETAAGSDTVVHTLVDPQGIGPALRFEGRDAATPVGFGRRLNVIVAADEMPGRVAAGMAAGGRVILEIPADTAWVLADPEGTEVGLGVGSDEE